TGTGGGCAAATGCTGCTGTGACTGTGGTTACAATGATTTTGTGAGACTTTAAGAAGCTCAATTCACTGCAATTTTAAACCATGGAACTTATACGTGTGCGCAGTTACAAAGGAAGGGAAACATAAAGAGAATTGaagttatttgaatttttaagtgaaatagaGAGAATGGGAAAGCAGAATagattaaatgaaagaaaatggaaaaaaaatgatgtaggTTGAACTTGACTATATATGTAGTTGAAAGAATGCAGGGTCGtttaatttgttgaatttgGTGTTTAACTGTACTCTTTTAATATTTCAGACGACAATGGGTTAGGGAAGAAGACTTGGCAAAGGACCTCAAATTACACACAAAACAACTTCGTCGAACTCTGCGgttttttgaagaagaaaagatcATTACTCGGGATCATAGGAGAGAGGTAACTATTTGGTTCTGTCTATGAATTAGCCAATCTAATAGACAATTTCTTTTGTCTGATTCATATCTTGATGGTGAGAAATGGCTTAGCATTTCTCTTTTGAATGAGCTTATAACAGACTCATTATTGGTGACTGGTGTTAAGTCATCCCTTTACATAGCAATTTGACAGATTATTTACGACCATATTTCATATAAGTTGAAAACTGCAGAATAACACTATATTAATATGGTATTTTCTTAAACCTTAATGCTTTTTCCCCCATTGTTATTTAATGAAGAATATAAGGTAGGGATACTTGAGAGTTTCACTTAATAAAAGATAGAACAACCTGATAGATTATTATCCAATAAGGCGCAATAAACTTTTAATGTTTAGTCATGTGGGTTAGTTAACATTTATCAAAAGTGTGCAATAGCGGTGAGAAGCAGCCACGGGCCACTGCACAGCTTGAATAGCAATGCATTTCATGGCCAAAGTAGTGGCTGTAGCGGTGTTAAACCGAGGCTttgggaaaacccatttttggctTTCAAAACAGTGTCATTTTTTTTCCGGCGGGGGGGTATAGAAATCTTAGAGAGAAAATATCACTAATAGAATTGAGgtgaagtaaaaaattattcaacccAATGAGAAAAGGTTACACCTCAGTTTATATAGGCAGTTACACAGAGGTAACTGTCAACTGACTCTAGTCAGTTAACTATAACAGTACAATAAACTGTAGTTAATCCTATACATAGAAGCTAAGAAAGGAAAAACAGTCTATCGAGTAAATGTACTCCTATACCTCCCTGCAAGCTCATGGGAGGTTGGAAGAAAACTTTTCAGCCAGTCTGAGCTTGGATCTGTAAGTAGTAAAGTTGCAAGGAGTCAAAGCCTTTGTCAAAATATCAGCCTTCTGATCAATGCCAGGAACATGAACCACTTGAAGTTGCTTCTCCCAAACTTTTTCTCTAACAAAGAAGAGATCCAGTTCCATATGCTTAGTTCGAGAGTGCATAACAGGATTGTGAGCAAGAGCAATTGTGCTTAGATTGTCACAAAAGATGACTGGAGAGTGATGAGGAATGTGTAGTTCAGACAGAAGTTACCTAATCCTGCAGTGGCTAAGACTAGACTGCGATATTCAGCCTCTGTACTGGACCTTTCAACAACAGGCTGTTTCTTTGACCTCCAAGAAACTAAATTTGACCTGGAAAAGATGGCTGCGCCAGAAGTTGACCTTCTGTTGTCAGGATCAGATGCCCAGTCAGCATCACAGTAAGCATGCTCTGTAAAGGGAGGTCCAGTAGAAGGAGGGAGAAACTTCAAACCAAAGTTGATGGTACTAGCTAGATACCTGAGAATCCGTTTTACTGCTGCCCAATGCTGTTCTGATGGATCTGACATGTACGGACAGACTTTGTTAATAGAGAAACTAATTTCAGGTCCAGTGTCCGTTGCATACTGCAAGGCTCCCACAATAGACGTGTATAGAGTGGGATCAGGGAAAGGCTCATACCCTAACTTACTTAACTTGCAGCCTCCAACCATTGGAGAAGAAATAGGATTGGTCTcatccatttttgtttttcccaATAAATCCCTAATGTACTTTGACTGGGTCAGAAAGAGTGCACCATTGGGCTGAGGTCTGACTTCAATCCCCAGGAAATAGTGAAGATTCCCTAGGTCTTTGAGTGAGAACTCAGAGTTGAGGTTGGTGAATAAGGACTTGATGAATGTGGGAATGTTTCCAGTGACAATAATGTCATCTACATACGCAAGCATGTAGATAACAGTATTTTTGGAGTCAGTGTAAACAAAAAGTGAGGGATCACACTTGCTGGACCTGAACTAAAACCAAAGAAGGGTGGCCTTTAGTTTGTCAAACCAAGCTCTAAGGGCTTGTTTGAGACTATATATTGCCTTATGCAACTTACACACAAGCTGTTTGTTGGGATTTTCAAATCCAGGGGCCTGATTCATGTAGATATCCTCTTCAAGAACACCATTGAGAAATGCATTATTGACATCTAACTGCTGAAGACTCCACTTGTGAGTGATAGcaagagaaagaagaattctGACAATGACTGGTTTGATTACAGGAGAAAATGTCTCATTGTAATCATAACCAAGTTGTTGGTGAAAGCCTTTGGCCACAAGTCTGGCTTTGTATTTACTGACAGTGCCATCAGGATTATCTTTGATTCGAAAAATCCACTTGCAACCCACAGGGGACCTATTGGAAGGAAGAGCAGTGAGAGACCAAGTAACATTTTTCATCAAGGCCTCATACTCAGTTTTCATAGCTTCCAGCCATGTTGGATTAGAAAGGGCAAACTTTGTAGATCTGGGCTCAGCATGAGCTAAAAGAAGAGTAGGCTGGAACCTGGGTTTAACTACACCAGCCCTGGCCCTAGTAAACATAGGTTGAGTGTTATTAGGTCTGACAAGAGCTGTTGGAGTGGGAGCAGCTACAGTGGGTACTGTTGCTTGGTCTGGCTGAGAATCATTATCTGAAACAGAATTTGCACCCACTGAAGTTGAAGTTGCTAGTGAGGGATCGTTAGCCATTTGTTCTGCAGTTGTATGGCTGCCAAGAGTGGGAGGAGTGGCTGCTGTTGGAGATGCCGACAGAACTGTTAAGGTCTGTTGAGAGTGAGAAACATCAGCAGTAGTTGATGAATCTGTGGCTGGTTCTCTAAGCAGCCTAGGAAAAGGAAAGTTCAACTCATCAAATATCACATCCTTTGAGACATAAATTCTTCCATCTTCAGCCATGCACCTGTAACCCTTGTGAGAGAGAGAATAACCCAGAAAAAGGCACTCTTGAGACCTTGGTTGAAGTTTATGCTGATTGTAGGGTCGCAGAAGAGGATAACAAGCACACCCAAACACTTTCAAGAACTTGTAATCTGGGAGTCTTTTGAACAATCTCTGATAAGGTACCTCTTGATTAATAGATGATGATGGAAGGCGATTGATGAGATACATAGCAGAAATAACAGCATGGTCCCAGTACTCAAGAGACATAGAGTCTTGAGACAACATAGTTAGGGCAGTTTCAACTATGTGTCTGtgctttctttccacaactCCATTCTCATGATGGACATATCAATCTATGTTGCATACCAAGTTCTCCTAtattctcccccccccccccccctcagaCTGAACAGCTTTTATAGGTAAACTGAATTGAGTTTTAACTAAAGTGTAATACTGTTTGAACAGATTAAGAGTCTCAGATTTACTTTTCAACAAATAAAGCCAAGTAAACCGAGTGTGGGCATCAAAGGTTACATAATAGCTGTAACCAGTGTTGGACAAGACAGGTGAAGGACCCCACAAATCTGTATAAATGAGTTCAGAAGGATTAGAATACACAGTAAGAGAAGGGGAAGAAGATGGAACTTGCCAATGCAACAGTGAGAACAAAAATCAGAACCTGTTTTACAAAGCTTGGATACAAGTTTCATAGTATCACCACTAGGGTGACCTAATTTGGAATGCCAAGTGGCAAAAGAAAGATCACTGTTAGTGTTCGGAAAGGGCCCCTTTGCAtacatttcatatttttttctctatcatGCAAAGTTTCTTCCATCAACCCATCTATTTTAAGTTTGAATTCTGCATAACTAGTTATTTAGCGGTTCCGGTTTGTAATTCTCCTCCATTGATGTGtgctttattagttttttttagttatttttcattGTTAGATTTGCATGTATGTGAGAAGTGTGGGTGAATTTATATAGTCAAGTACATTTTTTCTGATTTGACCTCAGACAGCGAAAGGTGCAAAAATTTATGGTGCTGCTGTAGCTGCTACAGCTGATGGTCAACAGACAGCAAAAGAGGGAGAAGAAAAGGTCAAGCTGCACACACACTCTTACTGTTGTCTAGATTATGCACAGGTCCATCTCTTCAATCTAATTTTTCCATAATTGTGGTTTGCCAAGGATATTTGGGTGTTTTATTGCAGGGAAAAGTCGAAAACGGTGTTATTTTACCCATTTTAGTAGCATTTAATTTGATCCATTACAAGTGTACAGCCAATTTATGCCCCCTCCTTATATAGATTATAGAAAATCTTATGTTGATTTTCATTGCAGATATACGATGTGATTAGGTACAGACTACATCGCATGAAGCATAAGCTGAAAGATGAGTTGGagaacaaaaacacacttcaggAATATATATGTTCAAACTGTGGAAAAAGGTTTCAATAATCATTGTAATATCAAGATCATAATATGTCAtagttattttgtttgttttgatgcATTTTCAGATTTTCCGTTTCATAACACTTGGGGCTTATGACTTATTTTAGATACAATGCTTTGGATGCTCTGCGGTTAGTATCGTTTGAAGATGAGGACTTCCATTGTGAAAGTTGTAATGGAAGACTAGAGGTTGAAAGTGATAAGATAGCTGTTCAAGAAGGGGGAGATGGAGATGATAATGCAAGAAGACGACGGCGTGAAAAGTTAAAGGACATGCTTCAAAAGATGGAGGTTCTTATCTGATTTTACTATGCAGTTTATTTCTAGTTGTTGCTTCATATGATGGATCTATTTACTTaaatttgttattgttgatgatgCCTAATTGGTTTTCATTGTTGTTTTTCAAGAACTGGGAAACTTAATTAACATAGTTTGTAGCAAGCAATGGTTGTGCTATTATGTATGAAATGTTAGAATATGCCAAGTCATATTTTCCCTAAGGACGATGATTGCAGGgtctattttctgttttcatgcaCCATTAGACTATCTCTCTGATTCTTTATCTTAATGTTGAAATAAGTTGTGTAATGTGATTCACCTACTAAGATGCATCGGGGAGTAactaaattgaaatataaataaacaaaagaagTATGTGTAATGGCATGCTGATAACTCAGAAACTTTCATTTCAGGTTTAGACCTGTCATTTGGTAGTAAGCTTAAATGCTTAATCACTTCTAATTGATTTCATGTTGCATAGtagagtatttttattttttaaaaaattttacagGCTTGATATTTTAGCTAACAGAATTTAATGTAGATAGACCTTGTAAGCCTGTTTCCCATGTGTATGAGTCCAAATCTAAAGAATGTTTGAAACCCAATTTTACTAAAAACTTACAGCCAATCATAATATTTCACTTTGGAACTGGATACCGGATAGAACCCTGAAATAGTAACAGAATAAACAGATTTCAGAATCAGGGAATGCTTGTGTTGTTCAATAACAAACGTAAATACAGAGGGAATTCAATCCAACTGCCACAGAGCTGAGCTCCTTACAGAGAGGCTAAAGTCCTCTGCCCATAACAGAATTCCAAAATCAAAAGGTGCCTTTCTCTCTCCTCAACATTCCCTAAATACTCCCCTACCTTATTCATGCAATTGACCATTCGGTTATACCCTTTGCCACATTACCTCCTCTTTTCACACCCCAGTTTCTCCTCACATACACCCTCCACATCTTGGGCCTGGCCTCTATGTCTAGGTCTACTCTCCCAGTCCTATCAATACCACTCTAAATTCAACCAGAAGCCTGCATtatgaaatgtaaaaaaaaaacctcccaCGTTAAATGTCTGTTAGGTTAGATGCATTTGAACCTGTCTCTACAATGATAATCACTGCCTAAGATAAAGACAAAACTGAATTTAGCTCTTCCATCTTACCAATATAAGAAATTCATAACTGTAGCAGCCATGGGGAGGTTACCAACTTCAACAAATTACAAAGAGGAAAGAACCATAAGGCAGCATCCCTGTTTTCCAATCTTCTATACATCATTCCAGTCCTGCCCTAATTGGGACCTGGGAGATGATCAAAACAATGAATTTGCTGCTAGTTCAAGCTTGAGTGCAGCATTTTGGTGCCAAACATTAGTGGATACCTTGGTTTTGGTGGTCCAATCCAATGTATGACCCACTTTAGTTTAGAAATGGCCCAAGACAACCAGATAACCTTGAGCTAAACCTGACACACTCACAAGTTTTTAGCAGGTCAACTACTTCACTAGTTTTGTTCAACCATCATATTCCATTctagtatataatatatatgctGGGCACATTTTGTTGGGAGAGTATTCAGTATAGGTGCAAAACTTGGGATAGTTTATGAATGTCACATCGTTGCCTATAGGTATCTTAATCTCATTCAAATTTCCTGATATTGTTAGACTTTACATATTTGTGACattaattttgttgttgctACTGGCCCACAGTTAATCTTGTGATGATTGTTGTACTTCTTGTGCTAGTGCAGGTTCAGCTCAAGCCTTTAATGGACCAACTCAGTCGGGTAAAAGACTTGCCTGTTCCTGAATTTGGCAGTCTTCAAGCATGGGAAGCTAGAGCTAGTGCTGCTGTTCGTGCAGCTAATGGAGATATCAATGCTGGTGATTCTAAAATTTCGCAGCTAGGATATAATGGAGTGCCTTACAGTGGAGACACTAAGGTAACATTCTCCTGTTTAAGGGTGTTATTAATTCTGGCATGTGCAAAGACTGGGCAACCATGGTACTTTTTTCTCcacaattttattaattcaatcccTCCCTGTTATGAATGATGTATTATTCTCTTCATATCGTACATTACATCTTttctttctaataaaatttcctttttaagaaaattaaaaactcaTTGATTTCATTTAgttgaaacaaaataattttccttTGCATTTGGTCATCAAATAGTGCCGAtatctcaatttttaaaaaaagatggaGCTCTGGGTTGCATTTATCACTTGGATGAATTTAAATCTCTGGGTTGCATTTCGTAGCATGCACCTTTTttttgtggtggtggtggtgttaaaataagaaatattgttggaaggaagaaagaatgaaagaataCGATGGAAGAGGATAGTACCTTACTTAACAAGGAGTCAGAGACTCtgcaagaagaaacaaagagaaaTCAGATAAACATATTGGTACTTAGTGCTATAACAAATAAAGCATTTCAGTGTCTTTACATATCTGCCTGTTGCTACCTCTCTTAAAAAACCATTTGCCTAGCACCTAAGGGAGGCCTGAAAAATATagttgaagataaaaataagattgaTTTTGAGTGAATATTCTTGAGTGGTCAATACAAAGTTACACACCCTCAGttagattatatatatacagaGATTATTAATAGAGTACACTCACAAAAAAGGGTAATTATCTCAATTTCTTAAGATACAATGAACCTAAGTTGTACAATGAACTAAAGCTAATTGGAAATTGGGATAGTGATAGATACCAAGGAGAAGAAAGATAGAAAACAATTGTAATCCAGGAAATAACAGAAAAATGAGCACTGAAAATGATTTTATCATTGGCAACCAGAGAATACAATTCTCCTACTGGAGCCAAAGGCCCCTCTGAGATGCTACCCTCAGTCCTGCAAATTAGTGCTTTCCTCCCCCATTCTGACCCTTCTCTCATAATAATATCCTTTAACTAACTCAGCCACGTCACGAAATCCCCATGACAGAAAATTCCCTCACTGTCCTACCTCCTTCTGGAGTACACTTTCGGTATACGTTCCTTGCTAGGATCCAAGCCCTATAGTTGATCCTTATCTGAGCCTTTTTCATCACTCAAAATATCTTTTACCAAATCAGATCTGAGGGTtgagaagtgtttttttttaagtataagcATTTTGAAACCAAATAGACACCAAAGAAGATAACACCCTACCATCAAATAAACTTCCTTCTTAGTCCTCCTAAAGCCTTTGAAGTTAAAAAGAAACTGATTCAAAGAAAAGGGGACATACAGTGGTAACCAAACTCGCCAAATAGCCTACTTGATAAGTTGACATTGATCTGCTCATAAGGAAATGTGAAAACAAATTACCAGTTATTTCTGGGCTAGAAGCCTAGAACCATACACGTTGTTGCTGTTATTATTGAACCATTGTCCAAAGATATTGGATGGAGTTTTGGATTTTCAAGGACAACTTTCTACTCATTAAGGAGTGGATGAATACAAAAAAGTAGAGCATGTCTTAAATTGGCCTGAAATGAAATTGGATCTTTCTCTATTTGTGGTGGTAATATGGTAGTTTGTATGTCCAGGTGTATCATGAACATCCTTGCCAACTTGCTTGATTGTCTTGGTTTCATGCTTGTTTTCCTTTCTTATAGTGTTTGCAGTTAAAAACAGTTTTTACCTTTTCTTTATTGAAACAAGTTATATTATATCATAATGAATCTTCTatgaatattttcaatttttgcatTGGGAATATATTCcttaaatagttttaaatacTTAGTAGTCTATTGTTGAATGTGACAGGTTGTAGTTGACTTCAATACTGAAGGCAAAGGAGAGGGTGTTAAGTCTGAAACTGACAGTACATCTTTAAAGGTTTTGCCTCCATGGATGATTACATCAGGTATGAATCTTACAAAGGAACAACGTGGAGAGGTGAAGCAGGAAACAAAGATGGATGAGACTTCAACTTCCACAGCAGTGCAGTACACAGATGACAAGAAGTTAACAATTGGACATgacaataatcaaaatatacagGTTCTTAAAATAAGatgaactttttttctttttgtttctgttgCCCTTCCTCCCAAAGGTATAAGACCGTTTTTGTTTGCTAAATATTTCTGTTTCCTTTACTATTTCTGTAGGATGAGTATATTAAGGCTTATTATGCTGCTTTACTTAAGCAACACGAATTGGAAGAAGCTGCAAAAAAACAATTGCCAAATACACTTGCTGCTGATGATCCTTCTAGCAGTACTTCCAATCGCCAGGTTGGCATGAAATCAAAACGTGAGGAAGATGATGATTGTACTGAATGGGAGGAGGCTCCAATTGCAGGTACAATTGTTCTCTTCTGATGTGATTTGACTAAAATTTGGATCCTCAAGTTTAAATCCCTAATGTTTTGAAACATATGTTTAATGCTACCTCCCCAGTCCCCTCTAAAAAGcataaaactttaaataataaattttgatttcacTAAAAGGGTGGATCTGAGAATAGAACAGACTATTTGATTCCATTCTATTCGCATGTCAAATGCTACCTTAGTATTCCATCAGTGTTCTCAACGTAATTCAGGAAACAATAATGTGGCtttaatagttttcttaggctGGTTGCTATACTGGGATTTTAAATTGCAGTTGCAGTATGTGTTGCAGCCATGGCAGGCTAATGCACAATCTGTACTCACTGTAATGTGTTTGTGACATTTTCTGCAAATATGGTGTTGTGCTGCACCAATTGATAAGGTCTTCTATTTAAATCCTTTGTTTTGATCATGTTTGACTGACTGGTGTTAGTTGGACCAGCATAAAAGTTGGTTCCCTTCAACACTGTTTTGAACAATATGGAAGGAACTACTGTCAAGAAATTGTGTTAAGTGTTGTTCATGGGAAGGATTAGTTTGTTATTTTAGGTGATGTGTTGCTGGTAATAATTATACATATGGAGTCATGTCTGTTTTATGGACCCATTTAATTTGTCTGGTTCTTATTAAGTTGATGTTTCAGTAATATGCTGGTACTTGTACTGGGTTTTTCAAATTGATAAGACACTTTAAAAGATTGGAATTAGAAAACTAAGACTTTTTTTCAGAGACTACACTGATGCAATTGAGGATCAATTTTGTGATTTATGTTTGTGATTGTGATAGTACATCAAATTTGAACTGAAAGCATTTATTGAAACAAGCTGAAATTACACACTACAGAGATAGTATTCTGACTATTACACACTACATCTTTGTTCTCAAATTCAAGTCACAAACAGAATGTCATGACTGCACTTTCACATGTTCCTTAATTAAGAAAATCCACTACAAAGCATAACTATTATATGGCACAACCACCATTCTTGTTGTGACAAATTGTATTTGACGTAGAAAGTTTATGCTAAAGAAGAATCTCTATTAatgagaaaagaataaaaaactaCAAAGAAGAATTCTCTATGAATTCTTAATCTCTCACAAATATACTCTCTAAAGAATTTAAATCcttatgtttttctctcttgttctGCTTCCATTATTACAACGCATGCTAAGAAGTTATTGGTAACATAGGACACTTGTTTGTAAGCCATCCATAAATAATAGCAATGGCAGAAGCTTGTTTGTTATTGCTCTGAACACCTTTTTTCTCCCCCAGATTTGACTGGCACCAgaagtattaaaatttaataaaacttttctttgtaagtTTATGTTAATGTTAATATTGACTGGGTCCATTTCTGAAATTTCCTAGTTAGCAACTCCGCTCttccctttattttatttttcttttggttgaTGAAGTGTTATTTGTGTCCACTAATTTATGCATTGGGTGTAATTTTTAAAAGGCAATGGAAATGGAGGTTATAAGGTTgatttgaatgttgaagctgagGAAGTTGCAGCAGATGACGACGATGATGACGATGTTGACTGGGAGGAAGGCTGATGAAAAATTATCTGATCAGTATAATGTAATGGTCTATTCTGATTTGCAATGGCCAGTGCTCATTAATAATACCGCTTCAAATTATGTACCACAAAACCAGAATTAGCTGCTCCTATTATTGCCTGTGCATCTTATTGTGGTGTTATGCGTCAACGGCTTCAGATAAGGTGCGCAGTTGACTTTTTAGTTGCTAATCATCAGTATTCGTCACATATTGAATGAACAACAGCTCTACTTTGACACTTAGCCGTCCAAAAATAGTGTCTCTAACTTTATTTCATTGTGATCACATACTATTTACCAATGGATACCTAGATTTGTGAGTAATGAGCCATCCCAACGTTTTACTTACCTGTGGTGTCGCTCACACCAATGAAGAAAATGGTGAGCCCTGAATTATATCTCCTCTGCTATTTCCAACAAGGCTATTTCCAACTCATCCTAGTTGTCCATTTCCCGAAAATGTACAAAAAGCTGTAATGAGAGATGGGCAATGTGTTCGTTGCCTGGCATCTTCAATTAAAGTCAAAGTTTATATCCCATGAAACTGGctctagtaattttttttatcaatcatggttagtttttgttagaataTTAATGTAGAGATTCAAATCAACAATCTCTTTTCCCCCTTGTTTCCTTCAACTCTTAAACCCTTCTATCTGATTATTAAGTTAATCTTATAACTCTTTGACTTTAGTAATTAGTAATTTATCaacaagtaattttaattttatttatatatatattttttaaacaccaAGTTTATTTGAAAAACACTGACGTATAATTTAGAAGT
This region of Glycine soja cultivar W05 chromosome 17, ASM419377v2, whole genome shotgun sequence genomic DNA includes:
- the LOC114394218 gene encoding general transcription factor IIE subunit 1-like isoform X3, which encodes MIEPYNKRQWVREEDLAKDLKLHTKQLRRTLRFFEEEKIITRDHRRETAKGAKIYGAAVAATADGQQTAKEGEEKVKLHTHSYCCLDYAQIYDVIRYRLHRMKHKLKDELENKNTLQEYICSNCGKRYNALDALRLVSFEDEDFHCESCNGRLEVESDKIAVQEGGDGDDNARRRRREKLKDMLQKMEVQLKPLMDQLSRVKDLPVPEFGSLQAWEARASAAVRAANGDINAGDSKISQLGYNGVPYSGDTKVVVDFNTEGKGEGVKSETDSTSLKVLPPWMITSGMNLTKEQRGEVKQETKMDETSTSTAVQYTDDKKLTIGHDNNQNIQDEYIKAYYAALLKQHELEEAAKKQLPNTLAADDPSSSTSNRQVGMKSKREEDDDCTEWEEAPIAGNGNGGYKVDLNVEAEEVAADDDDDDDVDWEEG
- the LOC114394218 gene encoding general transcription factor IIE subunit 1-like isoform X1, whose amino-acid sequence is MIEPYNKLIKLGARAFYDDLTSTGDNQPKTGRSDNRGIAVVVLDALTRRQWVREEDLAKDLKLHTKQLRRTLRFFEEEKIITRDHRRETAKGAKIYGAAVAATADGQQTAKEGEEKVKLHTHSYCCLDYAQIYDVIRYRLHRMKHKLKDELENKNTLQEYICSNCGKRYNALDALRLVSFEDEDFHCESCNGRLEVESDKIAVQEGGDGDDNARRRRREKLKDMLQKMEVQLKPLMDQLSRVKDLPVPEFGSLQAWEARASAAVRAANGDINAGDSKISQLGYNGVPYSGDTKVVVDFNTEGKGEGVKSETDSTSLKVLPPWMITSGMNLTKEQRGEVKQETKMDETSTSTAVQYTDDKKLTIGHDNNQNIQDEYIKAYYAALLKQHELEEAAKKQLPNTLAADDPSSSTSNRQVGMKSKREEDDDCTEWEEAPIAGNGNGGYKVDLNVEAEEVAADDDDDDDVDWEEG
- the LOC114394218 gene encoding general transcription factor IIE subunit 1-like isoform X2; translation: MIEPYNKLIKLGARAFYDDLTSTGDNQPKTGRSDNRGIAVVVLDALTRRQWVREEDLAKDLKLHTKQLRRTLRFFEEEKIITRDHRRETAKGAKIYGAAVAATADGQQTAKEGEEKIYDVIRYRLHRMKHKLKDELENKNTLQEYICSNCGKRYNALDALRLVSFEDEDFHCESCNGRLEVESDKIAVQEGGDGDDNARRRRREKLKDMLQKMEVQLKPLMDQLSRVKDLPVPEFGSLQAWEARASAAVRAANGDINAGDSKISQLGYNGVPYSGDTKVVVDFNTEGKGEGVKSETDSTSLKVLPPWMITSGMNLTKEQRGEVKQETKMDETSTSTAVQYTDDKKLTIGHDNNQNIQDEYIKAYYAALLKQHELEEAAKKQLPNTLAADDPSSSTSNRQVGMKSKREEDDDCTEWEEAPIAGNGNGGYKVDLNVEAEEVAADDDDDDDVDWEEG